A genomic segment from Tindallia californiensis encodes:
- a CDS encoding AI-2E family transporter: MRIKWDHQYLKYTLYASLTIIIAIIFYHVVDNLTIFVDSVRLGFKWLRKLLSPFIIAGFIAYLLNPGVRWFETRFFRRIFGKEKSAKRRRNLSILSVYLIFAGALTALIMIIVPQIIANVRDIARRAPEYAAFIETFINRWSTEFRTIQIYHINIDLYDFAEPIEQNLDRYLDRASEIMEISVALVINRAMAITSGFLNFVLGLVISVYALADKESFKNGMESVLRAFFRKDKVEKIKDFGREADYLFSRFIVGKSIDSLIIGILCYIGMLLMDIRYALLLSVFVGVANMIPYFGPILGMIPAGLLTLIDSPVKAFWVVAFLLALQQFDGLYLGPKILGSSVGMPPFWVIFSIIIGGKLFGVMGMFLGVPVFSVIRLFLRKLFIVLIRQKEEENGHEHG, encoded by the coding sequence TTGCGCATTAAATGGGACCATCAATACTTAAAATATACGCTTTATGCATCGTTGACGATTATTATCGCGATTATCTTTTATCATGTAGTGGATAATCTTACTATTTTTGTTGATAGTGTGAGGCTTGGATTTAAATGGCTTAGAAAGCTTCTTAGCCCATTTATAATAGCGGGATTTATTGCCTATCTTCTTAATCCAGGAGTCAGGTGGTTTGAAACCAGGTTTTTTAGAAGAATTTTCGGGAAAGAAAAAAGTGCAAAACGACGGCGCAATCTAAGTATTTTAAGCGTATACCTTATTTTTGCAGGTGCATTAACCGCCTTAATTATGATCATTGTGCCGCAAATCATTGCTAATGTAAGAGATATTGCCAGAAGAGCGCCGGAGTATGCCGCGTTTATCGAAACTTTTATTAATCGTTGGTCAACGGAGTTTAGAACGATTCAGATCTATCATATTAATATTGACCTATATGATTTTGCAGAACCAATCGAGCAAAATTTAGATCGCTACCTGGATCGAGCCAGTGAAATTATGGAAATATCCGTTGCTCTTGTTATTAACAGGGCTATGGCAATTACTTCCGGGTTTCTTAATTTTGTTCTTGGTTTGGTAATCTCGGTATATGCATTGGCGGATAAGGAATCTTTTAAAAATGGCATGGAATCTGTGCTGCGTGCATTTTTTCGCAAAGATAAGGTGGAGAAAATTAAAGATTTTGGACGAGAAGCAGATTACTTGTTTTCTCGATTTATTGTTGGTAAATCTATTGATTCTCTAATTATTGGAATATTGTGCTATATTGGAATGCTTTTGATGGATATTCGGTATGCGCTATTACTGAGTGTATTTGTAGGCGTAGCCAATATGATTCCATACTTTGGACCCATATTAGGAATGATTCCGGCAGGATTATTAACATTGATAGACAGTCCGGTGAAAGCTTTTTGGGTGGTCGCATTTCTCTTGGCGCTTCAGCAATTTGACGGTCTATACCTGGGACCTAAGATTTTAGGAAGCAGTGTTGGGATGCCACCTTTCTGGGTGATCTTTTCTATTATTATAGGAGGAAAACTTTTCGGTGTCATGGGAATGTTTCTAGGTGTCCCGGTGTTTAGTGTTATCAGACTTTTTTTACGAAAATTATTCATTGTTCTGATTCGGCAAAAGGAAGAAGAAAACGGGCACGAACATGGCTGA
- a CDS encoding iron-sulfur cluster biosynthesis family protein encodes MKITITEAAKKEILKQNENGKKVRIYVSGIG; translated from the coding sequence ATGAAAATCACGATAACAGAAGCAGCGAAAAAAGAAATTCTAAAGCAAAATGAGAATGGTAAAAAAGTACGAATCTACGTATCTGGTATTGGATGA
- a CDS encoding glutathionylspermidine synthase family protein, with protein MKGLPSIGFDLYEQMVKRDPSSFWRDYQEALKEVEASPAKYKGKPVEFLYQPFFLTEEQWEDLEKISVKMLEITKKVTERYLAEPDYRRLFGFNDLMEALILKDPGYHYAVPMTRIDVFYHFDGSFQLCEMNTDGSSGMTECRELQRIIGTSPSINTSPLDELELKEGEFFKSWTTAFLENYRAFSGEKSFPNIAIIDWFQDEVPSEFIEFQKAFETCGCPTRIVDVRELSYSEGKLKAGDFSIDAVYRRLVSWEAVERYPATKALTDAYLDGNVCVVGPFRSQIPHNKRFFAVLHNEDVNDFLEPEEKAFIRNHIPYTAILDKGNPDQWQEWVDHKQHYIIKPEDLYASSGVYAGQDYSVEEWKQLLEKASSQNYLIQQYCHVPRMPMAMFEKGEVTFEEQQYLMGCFVYNEKFQGPYIRTGRKSIIGSVVECYTVPAYRVNK; from the coding sequence ATGAAGGGACTTCCCAGTATTGGGTTTGACTTATATGAACAAATGGTAAAGCGTGATCCAAGCTCATTTTGGAGAGACTACCAAGAAGCGCTGAAAGAAGTAGAAGCATCGCCTGCAAAATACAAGGGTAAACCTGTGGAATTTCTCTACCAACCTTTTTTTCTTACAGAGGAGCAATGGGAAGACCTGGAAAAAATTTCAGTTAAAATGCTGGAGATCACAAAGAAGGTAACGGAGCGATATTTAGCAGAACCGGATTATCGGCGGCTTTTTGGTTTTAATGATTTAATGGAAGCATTGATACTAAAAGATCCCGGCTACCATTATGCTGTACCAATGACTCGAATCGATGTTTTTTATCATTTTGATGGGAGCTTTCAATTGTGTGAAATGAATACGGATGGCTCTTCAGGCATGACGGAATGCCGAGAATTACAGCGAATTATTGGGACTTCACCAAGCATAAACACATCACCGCTAGATGAGTTAGAGCTGAAGGAAGGGGAGTTTTTCAAGAGCTGGACAACCGCTTTTTTAGAAAATTATCGAGCATTTTCGGGAGAGAAATCCTTTCCGAACATTGCTATTATTGACTGGTTTCAGGATGAGGTACCGTCTGAGTTCATCGAATTTCAAAAGGCCTTTGAGACTTGTGGATGTCCCACTCGAATAGTAGATGTCCGGGAACTTTCTTATTCGGAAGGCAAGCTTAAGGCTGGAGACTTTTCCATTGATGCGGTATATCGTCGATTGGTTAGCTGGGAAGCGGTAGAACGGTATCCGGCTACAAAGGCATTGACAGACGCCTATTTGGACGGGAATGTTTGTGTGGTAGGTCCCTTTCGATCACAAATACCTCATAACAAACGTTTTTTTGCGGTTTTGCATAACGAAGACGTCAATGATTTTTTGGAGCCGGAGGAAAAAGCCTTTATTCGCAACCATATTCCCTATACAGCTATTTTAGATAAAGGCAACCCTGATCAATGGCAAGAATGGGTAGATCATAAACAGCATTATATTATAAAGCCGGAAGATTTGTATGCTTCATCAGGAGTATATGCAGGTCAGGATTATTCAGTAGAAGAATGGAAGCAACTCTTAGAAAAAGCAAGTTCACAGAACTACTTGATACAGCAGTATTGTCATGTTCCTAGAATGCCAATGGCTATGTTTGAAAAAGGGGAAGTGACCTTCGAAGAGCAACAATACTTGATGGGGTGTTTTGTGTACAATGAAAAGTTTCAGGGCCCCTATATCAGAACAGGGCGTAAAAGTATTATTGGATCTGTGGTGGAGTGTTATACAGTACCGGCATATCGTGTGAATAAATAA
- a CDS encoding leucyl aminopeptidase, protein MRIEVSAQKPEKMEVDLLAIALFEDSERSDSSFLAIDKALGGQLTEIFEEKSFCGKRDETTLIYTHQKIPVRKVLLIGMGKKDKIDVFTLKKAAAKAVKQSKKEKCAKLGFWNIEPLPFQAEEVGRFVSEGLVLGNYEFNQYKTKEKEEELTVSSCRIYTAIQDEKEKFLKGIEMGQSIGEAISLTRNLVNEPANKMTPENMALEAEAVARKKGMKIEVMGKEEIEKLGMGCFLGVAQGSEKEPKLVVMRYEGDPQNTDQMLGLVGKGLTFDSGGISLKPAAGMEEMKTDMAGAAAVLGTMAAIADIGPLANVVGILGICENMPSRSSYRPGDVLKSLSGQTVEVLNTDAEGRLVLADCLTFVERLGATHIIDVATLTGAVVVALGNHYTGVLSNDDDFQASVLDAGKMAGERLWAMPKDDVYKDQLKSDIADLSNVGGKGAGMITAGMFLEAFVEEKPWVHLDIAGTARTSEPVAYEQKGGTGSAVATLVQVACGFNKRNE, encoded by the coding sequence ATGAGAATAGAAGTATCGGCACAAAAACCTGAAAAAATGGAAGTTGATCTTTTGGCAATTGCATTATTTGAAGACAGTGAAAGATCGGACAGTTCTTTTCTGGCCATCGATAAAGCCTTAGGTGGTCAACTTACAGAAATCTTTGAAGAAAAAAGTTTTTGTGGCAAAAGAGATGAAACAACATTGATTTACACACATCAAAAAATTCCGGTTAGGAAAGTGTTATTGATAGGGATGGGAAAAAAAGATAAAATCGATGTTTTTACCTTGAAGAAAGCGGCGGCGAAAGCCGTAAAGCAGTCAAAAAAAGAAAAATGTGCTAAACTAGGTTTTTGGAACATTGAACCACTGCCTTTTCAGGCGGAAGAAGTGGGACGCTTTGTTAGTGAAGGCTTGGTTCTAGGCAACTATGAATTTAATCAGTACAAAACAAAAGAAAAAGAAGAAGAACTGACGGTTTCATCTTGTCGCATTTATACAGCTATACAGGATGAAAAAGAAAAATTCCTGAAGGGCATAGAAATGGGTCAAAGCATAGGGGAGGCAATATCCTTAACTAGAAACTTAGTGAATGAACCGGCAAATAAAATGACGCCTGAAAATATGGCGCTGGAAGCGGAAGCGGTTGCTCGAAAAAAGGGCATGAAAATAGAAGTGATGGGAAAAGAAGAAATTGAAAAGCTCGGAATGGGTTGCTTCTTGGGAGTAGCTCAAGGCAGTGAGAAAGAACCAAAATTGGTAGTGATGAGATATGAAGGAGATCCACAAAATACAGATCAAATGCTGGGATTGGTTGGAAAAGGTCTGACCTTTGACAGTGGCGGAATCTCCTTAAAACCAGCAGCTGGTATGGAAGAAATGAAGACGGATATGGCAGGAGCCGCCGCTGTTTTGGGAACCATGGCAGCTATTGCTGATATTGGACCACTTGCTAATGTGGTAGGCATCTTAGGAATTTGTGAAAACATGCCTTCTCGTTCTTCTTACAGACCAGGGGATGTTCTGAAGTCCTTAAGTGGACAGACGGTTGAAGTATTAAACACAGATGCGGAAGGCCGGTTGGTTCTTGCGGACTGCTTAACCTTTGTTGAAAGGTTGGGAGCTACCCACATCATTGATGTGGCAACCTTAACAGGTGCTGTGGTTGTGGCACTAGGCAATCATTACACCGGTGTGTTATCCAATGATGATGATTTTCAGGCATCGGTGTTAGATGCTGGTAAAATGGCTGGTGAAAGACTATGGGCAATGCCTAAGGATGACGTGTATAAGGATCAATTGAAAAGCGATATTGCCGATTTATCGAATGTAGGCGGTAAAGGTGCAGGCATGATTACAGCAGGTATGTTTTTAGAAGCTTTTGTGGAAGAGAAACCATGGGTTCACTTGGATATAGCGGGGACAGCACGAACTTCGGAGCCTGTAGCTTATGAGCAAAAAGGTGGCACAGGATCAGCTGTTGCAACTTTAGTCCAAGTAGCATGTGGCTTTAACAAAAGAAACGAATGA
- a CDS encoding glutamate--cysteine ligase, which translates to MNTWQYKEDRVIELLKKGEKNPDAVMIGMELEHFVVDKISGQSVSYEQDKGIEAILDQMKDEAHEPIWEKSHLIGLSHPDYQITLEPGGQIEISIRPCAQLEEMASIYHNFLEKIIPITESQDQWLLCIGYHPKSSINEIPFNPKERYVFMSEYLKKRGRYAHNMMKGTASLQVVIDYCNEEDFSKKFRVAHFLMPVLALLTDNAPYFEGNPVTHHSMRTAIWDETDPARSGLIPGVMDRSFGYREYARYILNVCPIMTKKDNRFIDAENKKAGELENFDLLSDEEVDHLLSMVFPDVRLRQYMEIRMADSIPFPYNLAFTALIKGLFYQQEALDYLYRLSKDVTDQKLLNYRRQIMEKGYGIKIEGHTCREIMLILFDLAKRVLNKEERNWLSKLEVLVEEEKTLADISLQRAKKEADWMKYLAANRGFGEEKK; encoded by the coding sequence ATGAATACATGGCAGTATAAAGAAGACAGAGTAATTGAATTACTTAAAAAAGGAGAAAAAAATCCAGATGCGGTAATGATAGGAATGGAACTGGAGCATTTTGTTGTTGATAAAATAAGTGGGCAGAGTGTTTCTTATGAACAGGATAAAGGAATAGAAGCTATTCTTGATCAAATGAAGGATGAAGCACATGAACCGATATGGGAGAAAAGTCATTTAATAGGACTGTCTCACCCTGACTATCAGATTACCCTTGAACCGGGGGGGCAGATCGAAATCAGCATTCGACCATGTGCACAATTAGAAGAGATGGCCTCCATTTATCATAATTTTCTAGAAAAAATTATTCCTATTACAGAGTCTCAGGATCAGTGGTTACTATGCATCGGTTATCATCCAAAATCTTCCATTAATGAGATACCTTTTAATCCGAAAGAACGGTATGTTTTTATGTCGGAATACCTTAAAAAGCGTGGCAGGTATGCCCATAATATGATGAAAGGCACGGCCTCGCTTCAGGTAGTGATTGATTACTGTAACGAGGAAGATTTTAGTAAAAAGTTTAGAGTAGCTCATTTTTTAATGCCTGTCCTAGCGTTGCTAACCGATAACGCCCCTTATTTTGAGGGGAATCCGGTGACGCATCACAGCATGAGAACAGCTATATGGGATGAAACGGATCCTGCCAGAAGTGGATTGATTCCGGGGGTGATGGACAGGTCTTTTGGATATCGAGAGTATGCTCGTTATATCTTGAATGTCTGTCCTATTATGACTAAGAAAGACAACCGCTTTATTGATGCGGAAAACAAAAAAGCTGGTGAACTGGAAAACTTTGACTTACTAAGCGATGAAGAAGTGGATCATTTGCTGTCTATGGTTTTTCCTGATGTTAGACTGAGGCAGTATATGGAAATTAGAATGGCGGATTCTATTCCATTTCCTTACAATTTGGCTTTTACGGCTCTGATTAAAGGATTATTTTATCAGCAGGAAGCATTGGATTACCTGTATCGATTATCTAAGGATGTGACGGATCAAAAATTATTGAATTACAGAAGGCAAATAATGGAAAAAGGATATGGGATTAAAATAGAAGGACACACGTGTCGTGAAATAATGCTTATTCTTTTTGACTTAGCAAAGAGGGTCCTCAATAAAGAAGAAAGAAACTGGTTATCCAAATTGGAAGTACTGGTTGAAGAAGAAAAAACGCTGGCGGATATTTCGCTTCAACGGGCAAAGAAAGAAGCGGACTGGATGAAGTATCTTGCGGCCAATAGAGGATTTGGGGAGGAAAAAAAATGA